In Centropristis striata isolate RG_2023a ecotype Rhode Island chromosome 1, C.striata_1.0, whole genome shotgun sequence, one DNA window encodes the following:
- the LOC131968938 gene encoding circumsporozoite protein-like, which produces MLVPQLLLETLEDLSGDDFNKFKWYLGQKILQGCEKIPRCDLENPHRHHTVSRMVETYGEEKAVNMTVEILRLMKHNNAAEELQKKYRDGAAAQENVSRPSATSSSASGLPTGQKVSADGAAGAHFREPYRQAPAPRAPNDFPFFSPGELGGDLSSGIDDYIKNVLRGNLGRNVRADNRGNVTGNHGGNAGGDIHGIVTRLLEGDVGRKFGRNVLTHVNGNLESNFSGIVNGSVNGNVGSNFSGFIRGEVCGNLGNNFSGVIEGDVCGSIGSNFSGVITGNVEGNVGSNFNGILMGNVGGSMGSNFHRVTEVNIGDYIRKIVMRSW; this is translated from the exons ATGTTGGTGCCACAACTGCTCTTGGAGACTCTGGAGGACCTGAGTGGTGATGATTTCAATAAATTTAAGTGGTATCTTGGTCAGAAGATCTTGCAAGGCTGTGAAAAAATTCCCAGGTGTGATCTGGAGAACCCACACCGGCACCACACTGTTAGTAGGATGGTGGAAACCTACGGTGAAGAAAAGGCTGTGAACATGACAGTTGAAATCCTGAGGCTAATGAAACACAACAACGCTGCCGAGGagttacagaaaaaatacagag ATGGAGCAGCAGCTCAGGAAAACGTTTCTCGTCCATCTGCAACCTCCTCATCTGCTTCAGGTCTTCCAACTGGTCAGAAAGTCTCTGCTGATGGTGCAGCTGGTGCCCACTTCAGAGAACCTTATAGACAAGCTCCCGCTCCAAGGGCCCCAaatgattttccctttttttccccgGGTGAACTTGGTGGGGATTTAAGCAGTGGTATTGACGATTATATCAAAAATGTTCTGAGGGGTAATCTTGGCAGGAATGTCCGTGCTGATAATCGCGGTAATGTCACAGGTAATCATGGCGGGAATGCCGGTGGTGATATTCACGGTATTGTTACACGTCTTCTTGAAGGAGATGTTGGCAGGAAGTTTGGCAGGAATGTTCTCACTCATGTTAATGGTAATCTTGAGAGTAACTTTTCCGGTATTGTCAATGGTAGTGTCAATGGGAATGTTGGCAGTAATTTTTCTGGTTTTATCAGAGGTGAAGTTTGTGGTAATCTGGGCAATAATTTTTCCGGTGTCATTGAAGGTGATGTATGTGGTAGCATTGGCAGTAATTTTTCCGGTGTTATCACAGGTAATGTCGAAGGAAATGTTGGAAGTAATTTTAATGGTATTCTCATGGGCAATGTTGGTGGTAGTATGGGCAGTAATTTTCACAGAGTTACCGAGGTTAATATTGGTGATTATATTCGCAAAATTGTCATGAGAAGTTGGTAA
- the LOC131971771 gene encoding intercellular adhesion molecule 1-like has product MTEWSISPTCFAVLEQGGQCYIHLPVIVYKPPDSVSISFVNHTGPMFEGREYTLQCSVLDVAPVGDLTVTFYKGQTALGQQQANNNTEKKPVTEIFTLNITPRKEDDGAQFWCEAKLELGTEGPQPPPLVMSQKLSAAVLFGPQLMCPTKLQVKEGESLSCEVRGNPKPSVTWSREGQVVDLPTHSSREHAGKYTICAIGLLGQKNFTVEVEVLTGSGTTNSCNRLFLLAFLLINWL; this is encoded by the exons ATGACCGAGTGGAGCATCAGCCCAACGTGCTTTGCAGTACTTGAACAGGGAGGACAGTGTTACATTCATCTCCCCGTTATAGTCTACA AACCTCCTGATAGCGTGTCCATCAGCTTTGTGAACCACACCGGGCCAATGTTTGAGGGTCGCGAGTACACTCTGCAGTGTTCAGTGCTGGACGTTGCTCCTGTTGGGGACCTCACTGTGACTTTCTACAAAGGGCAGACAGCACTGGGTCAACAGCAGGCCAACAACAATACAGAGAAGAAACCAGTGACTGAGATCTTCACTTTAAATATCACACCCAGAAAAGAGGACGATGGAGCCCAGTTCTGGTGTGAAGCAAAGCTAGAACTGGGAACTGAAGGACCACAGCCCCCTCCGCTGGTGATGTCACAAAAACTCTCTGCTGCAGTCCTTT TTGGACCACAGCTCATGTGTCCTACAAAGCTGCAGGTGAAAGAGGGGGAGAGCCTCAGCTGTGAGGTGAGAGGAAACCCTAAGCCATCAGTCACCTGGTCCAGAGAGGGGCAGGTAGTTGACCTGCCCACTCACTCGAGCAGAGAGCATGCTGGGAAATACACAATCTGTGCAATAGGACTTCTTGGGCAGAAAAACTTTACAGTGGAGGTGGAGGTCCTCACTGGCAGTG GAACTACAAACAGCTGTAATAGACTTTTCCTGCTGGCCTTCTTGCTGATAAACTGGCTATAA